The Xenorhabdus doucetiae genome has a window encoding:
- the lgt gene encoding prolipoprotein diacylglyceryl transferase, with the protein MSTSYLAFPNIDPVIFSIGPVSLHWYGFMYLVGFVFAMWLANRRAAKPNSGWDKNEVENLLYAGFVGVFVGGRLGYVLFYNLPMFLDNPLYLFKVWDGGMSFHGGLVGVVCAMWWFSRRTKRHFLQVADFVAPLVPFGLGMGRIGNFINGELWGRVTLDTPWAMLFPGSRSEDIAIASANPSLWPILEKYGVLPRHPSQLYEMVLEGIVLFIILNLFIRKPRPMGSVSGLFLIGYGAFRIIVEFFRQPDAQLGLFEGISMGQILSVPMILAGILMMIWAYKYPGNKTRNNKVQEAK; encoded by the coding sequence ATGAGCACTAGCTATCTGGCATTTCCTAATATTGACCCTGTCATCTTTTCAATCGGGCCGGTATCCCTCCATTGGTATGGTTTTATGTATCTGGTCGGTTTTGTTTTCGCCATGTGGCTGGCAAATCGCCGGGCAGCAAAACCAAACAGTGGCTGGGACAAAAACGAAGTTGAGAACTTACTGTATGCAGGGTTTGTCGGGGTTTTCGTCGGTGGACGCCTCGGTTATGTTTTGTTCTATAATCTCCCAATGTTCCTGGATAACCCGCTTTATCTGTTTAAAGTCTGGGATGGGGGAATGTCTTTCCACGGCGGACTGGTCGGCGTCGTTTGCGCCATGTGGTGGTTTTCGCGCCGCACCAAGCGCCATTTCTTACAGGTCGCGGATTTTGTTGCTCCCTTAGTGCCTTTTGGTTTGGGCATGGGGCGTATCGGTAACTTTATCAATGGCGAATTATGGGGGCGGGTTACGCTTGATACGCCGTGGGCAATGTTATTTCCGGGTTCCCGCAGTGAAGATATCGCCATCGCCAGCGCCAATCCTTCGCTATGGCCCATTCTGGAAAAATACGGTGTCCTGCCACGCCATCCCTCACAGTTATATGAGATGGTGCTCGAAGGCATCGTATTATTTATCATCCTCAATTTATTTATCCGTAAACCGCGCCCGATGGGGAGCGTTTCAGGCTTATTCCTGATTGGTTACGGTGCATTTCGCATCATCGTCGAATTTTTCCGCCAGCCTGACGCACAGCTTGGGCTGTTTGAAGGGATAAGTATGGGGCAAATCCTTTCTGTCCCGATGATTTTAGCGGGAATACTGATGATGATATGGGCATATAAATACCCCGGCAACAAAACTCGCAATAACAAGGTACAAGAGGCAAAATGA
- the ptsP gene encoding phosphoenolpyruvate--protein phosphotransferase has translation MLMRLREIVEKVAMAANLSEALELLVNETCLAMNTDVCSIYLADHQRQCYYLMATKGLSKPKGKAVSLAFDEGVVGQVGRLSELINLADVRDHPSFKYIPQVKEENLRAFLGVPIIYRRQLQGILVVQQHERRLFNESEESFMVTLAMQLAAVLSQAQAKGVFGRYRQTRIKALAISNGIVMAQGWRDCSQPLLEQVTQALTLDYQAERSRLTSALEEATAECRRISKRFTASSQKESAAIFDLYSHLLNDPQLKQDLFYSVDNGFVAEWAVKTVIEKYAEQFASLQDPYMRERASDLRALGQRVLFHLNDAFTGTRQWPQRFILVADELSANLLAELPQDQLVGVIVRDGATHSHSAILVRAMGIPAIMGADIQPALLHNRTLILDGYRGEILIEPEPLVAQEYQQIIEEEQVLSKLAECEQQKQARLKSGERILVQLNAGLNLKHEQQIEDSIDGIGLYRTEIPFMLHSGFPSEDEQKNRYQEMLELFPDKPVTLRTLDIGADKQLPYMPIHEENPCLGWRGIRITLDQPEIFLIQLRAMLKANAQTGNLKILLPMVTSIEEIDEVRKLIERAKAEVEQALADTITMPQIGMMLEVPSTLFLLPQLKQRIDFVSVGTNDLTQYLLAVDRNNTHVASLYDNLHPAVIRALKLAFDECQRLDLPISVCGEMAGLPMGTLILLGLGYRSLSMSGRSVPRTKYLLRQLDARELEHLIELILKAETSHEVKALSAEFMESQGLGGLIRGGK, from the coding sequence ATGCTCATGCGCTTACGGGAAATTGTCGAAAAGGTTGCGATGGCAGCTAATTTATCTGAAGCGCTTGAGCTATTGGTCAATGAAACCTGTCTGGCAATGAACACGGATGTTTGCTCTATCTATTTGGCCGATCACCAGCGGCAATGTTATTACCTGATGGCGACTAAAGGGTTAAGCAAACCGAAAGGGAAAGCAGTCAGTCTGGCCTTTGATGAAGGCGTTGTGGGTCAAGTTGGGCGTTTGTCTGAATTAATTAACCTCGCTGATGTGCGTGACCACCCTAGTTTTAAATATATTCCCCAAGTGAAAGAAGAAAACCTGCGGGCTTTTTTAGGTGTCCCGATTATTTATCGTCGCCAATTGCAGGGAATATTAGTTGTCCAACAGCATGAAAGACGCTTATTTAATGAAAGTGAAGAATCCTTCATGGTGACATTGGCGATGCAGCTTGCTGCCGTTCTCTCTCAGGCGCAAGCAAAAGGAGTATTCGGCCGGTATCGTCAGACCCGCATTAAGGCGCTCGCTATTTCTAACGGTATTGTGATGGCGCAGGGATGGCGAGATTGCTCACAACCGTTGCTGGAACAAGTCACGCAAGCATTAACATTGGATTATCAGGCGGAACGTTCAAGGCTGACGTCTGCCCTCGAAGAAGCCACCGCGGAATGCCGCCGTATCAGTAAGCGTTTTACCGCCAGTTCACAAAAAGAAAGCGCCGCGATTTTTGATCTCTATTCTCATCTATTAAATGACCCTCAACTCAAACAAGATCTGTTTTATTCTGTCGATAACGGTTTTGTGGCGGAATGGGCGGTTAAAACGGTGATTGAAAAATATGCCGAACAGTTTGCCAGCCTGCAAGATCCTTACATGCGGGAGAGGGCATCGGATCTGCGGGCGCTGGGTCAACGGGTACTGTTCCATCTGAATGATGCTTTCACGGGAACAAGGCAATGGCCGCAGCGCTTTATTCTGGTTGCTGATGAACTCAGTGCTAATCTGTTGGCTGAATTGCCGCAAGATCAATTGGTTGGCGTGATTGTGCGAGATGGCGCAACTCACTCCCATTCTGCCATACTGGTTCGGGCGATGGGCATTCCCGCTATCATGGGGGCGGATATCCAGCCTGCGCTACTACACAACCGGACGCTTATCCTTGATGGTTATCGCGGAGAGATTTTAATTGAACCAGAACCACTGGTTGCTCAGGAATACCAACAAATCATTGAGGAAGAACAAGTTCTCAGCAAGCTGGCGGAATGTGAACAGCAAAAGCAAGCGCGGTTAAAAAGCGGCGAACGCATTCTGGTGCAGCTCAACGCTGGCCTGAATTTGAAACATGAACAGCAGATAGAAGACAGTATTGATGGCATTGGGCTGTACCGCACAGAAATCCCTTTTATGCTGCACAGCGGTTTTCCATCAGAAGATGAGCAGAAAAATCGCTACCAAGAGATGCTGGAACTTTTTCCTGATAAGCCAGTAACGTTGAGAACATTGGATATTGGTGCTGACAAACAACTTCCCTATATGCCTATCCATGAAGAAAATCCTTGTCTGGGATGGCGGGGAATTCGCATTACACTCGATCAACCGGAAATATTCCTGATCCAGCTTCGGGCGATGCTAAAAGCCAATGCACAGACGGGCAATTTAAAAATACTCTTGCCGATGGTGACCAGTATTGAAGAAATTGATGAAGTTCGCAAATTGATTGAGCGAGCGAAAGCTGAAGTAGAGCAGGCATTAGCCGATACCATTACCATGCCCCAAATTGGCATGATGCTTGAAGTTCCCTCTACGCTTTTTTTGCTGCCTCAATTAAAGCAACGGATTGATTTTGTTTCTGTTGGTACGAATGACTTGACCCAGTACTTGCTTGCAGTGGATCGCAATAATACCCACGTCGCTTCGCTGTATGACAATTTACATCCTGCGGTGATCCGCGCCCTGAAACTGGCCTTTGATGAATGCCAACGCCTTGATCTCCCTATCAGCGTATGCGGAGAAATGGCCGGTCTGCCAATGGGAACATTAATATTGCTTGGTTTAGGCTATCGCAGCCTGAGCATGAGTGGCCGCAGCGTTCCGCGTACCAAGTATTTGCTGCGGCAGTTGGATGCCAGGGAGCTTGAGCACCTTATTGAATTGATATTGAAAGCCGAAACCAGCCATGAGGTAAAAGCGCTGTCCGCCGAATTTATGGAATCACAGGGCTTGGGCGGCTTGATTCGGGGTGGTAAGTAG